Proteins co-encoded in one Chionomys nivalis chromosome 6, mChiNiv1.1, whole genome shotgun sequence genomic window:
- the LOC130876157 gene encoding V-type proton ATPase 16 kDa proteolipid subunit c-like, with protein sequence MADTKNTPEYAAFFAVIGASSAMVFSAMGAAYGTAKSGTGIAAMSVMRPEMIMKSIIPVVMAGIIAIYGLVVAVLIANSLTDGITLYRSFLQLGAGLSVGLSGLAAGFAIGIVGDAGVRGTAQQPRLFVGMILILIFAEVLGLYGLIVALILSTK encoded by the coding sequence ATGGCTGACACCAAGAACACCCCCGAATATGCTGCATTTTTCGCTGTCATAGGCGCTTCGTCCGCCATGGTCTTCAGCGCCATGGGAGCCGCCTATGGCACAGCCAAGAGTGGCACTGGCATCGCAGCTATGTCGGTCATGAGGCCAGAGATGATCATGAAGTCCATCATCCCAGTGGTTATGGCTGGGATCATCGCCATCTATGGCCTGGTGGTGGCAGTACTTATCGCTAACTCCCTGACCGATGGCATCACTCTCTACAGGAGTTTTCTTCAGCTGGGTGCTGGCCTGAGCGTGGGGCTGAGTGGTCTGGCTGCTGGCTTTGCCATTGGCATCGTGGGGGATGCTGGTGTTCGGGGCACTGCCCAGCAGCCACGACTGTTCGTGGGCATGATCCTGATCCTCATCTTCGCGGAGGTGCTTGGCCTCTACGGTCTCATCGTGGCCCTAATCCTCTCCACAAAGTAG